The Toxorhynchites rutilus septentrionalis strain SRP chromosome 3, ASM2978413v1, whole genome shotgun sequence genome includes a region encoding these proteins:
- the LOC129778111 gene encoding uncharacterized protein LOC129778111 isoform X2 produces the protein MEQKRFSSFLFAVALIIPRAADGWFYICYVESSIILNDSCNLKDLVITENIDVNNIYFPPTNINFFQSNFSSFTPALGRRLTVETERVNFYNCLMTKFYIPLTVKRIEIFFNNLQTVYANSIKENQLEHLIIVDTKISHIRFVEALTKLRYLHLTGNSIRNRTDCAAKLGGIDSVQKLSK, from the exons ATGGAACAAAAGCGCTTTTCGAG ttttttgTTTGCAGTGGCTCTGATCATTCCCCGAGCCGCCGATGGCTGGTTTTATATCTGTTATGTCGAATCCTCGATCATCTTAAATGATAGCTGCAATTTGAAGGACCTCGTGATTACGGAAAACATAGATGtgaacaatatttattttccaCCGACGAACATAAACTTTTTCCAATcgaatttttcatcatttacgCCAGCTTTAGGCAGACGACTAACCGTTGAAACGGAAAGAGTTAATTTCTACAATTGCCtcatgacgaagttttatattCCTCTAACGGTGAAGAGGATTGAAATTTTCTTCAATAACTTGCAAACAGTTTATGCGAATAGCATAAAAGAGAATCAACTCGAGCATCTGATTATTGTGGATACTAAAATCTCGCATATTCGATTCGTAGAGGCTCTCACAAAATTGCGTTATTTACACCTCACTGGGAATTCTATTAG GAACAGAACCGATTGTGCTGCCAAACTTGGTGGAATTGATTCTGTACAAAAACTTTCTAAATGA
- the LOC129779480 gene encoding uncharacterized protein LOC129779480, translating to MASKLRDPGHDNGVVDAPPKKKRSSKLDTAMRQLSEANSSRNQLTEELMKAQETIRSLQATLSSARSEFGDVNSVEFENDLGPCSTEHPVGQRGESSADLSRFVSSLNQISLSSINVPECKPSMDGEEISRLDFDAWVDLFESSLVLAGISDEATKYMVFKVRAGQKLLEVYRATESTSDDPNQDTQPFSNALFRLKKYFTSTSDVMLQRRKLALMSQKPEEPDLGFIRRVGIAASLCEYAEGKQFEEILSTVAEQAKHKEVRIAALKMMNRKGSITDLINKVREIETIRLNEEYVSKKQAVTGMPVIAVNAVRTVAEIPRYGACNTASINTSNQSFNRRGGRGQRVFRGGMSWRNSSSQVPERCTRCNSIYHSAERCFAIEMTCHNCGVKGHLLRACNQPVPPKGGQLSDSRERIMHSSEVAIVSTKPEAKPNEENTERTVSDVLSTSS from the exons ATGGCGTCCAAATTGCGGGACCCTGGTCACGACAATGGCGTAGTCGACGCTCCTCCGAA AAAGAAGAGAAGCTCGAAATTAGACACGGCGATGAGGCAACTATCGGAAGCCAATTCCAGTAGAAATCAGCTTACTGAAGAGTTGATGAAAGCGCAAGAGACGATCCGCTCACTGCAAGCTACCTTATCGTCGGCAAGAAGCGAATTTGGAGATGTCAATAGCGTTGAATTTGAAAATGACCTGGGACCTTGCAGCACCGAGCACCCTGTTGGCCAGCGAGGTGAATCATCAGCTGATTTATCGCGCTTTGTTTCTTCTTTAAATCAAATATCGCTATCATCAATAAACGTTCCCGAATGCAAGCCAAGTATGGATGGAGAAGAAATTTCAAGGCTGGATTTTGATGCATGGGTGGATCTTTTTGAAAGCTCATTGGTGTTAGCAGGCATCAGCGATGAAGCAACAAAATATATGGTCTTCAAAGTTAGAGCAGGACAAAAACTCCTCGAAGTTTATAGAGCGACGGAGTCAACGAGCGACGACCCTAATCAAGACACTCAACCTTTTTCTAACGCTCTGTTCCGTCTGAAGAAATACTTTACCTCAACCTCGGATGTCATGCTTCAGCGCCGAAAGCTTGCACTGATGTCCCAAAAGCCAGAGGAGCCGGATCTGGGGTTTATACGACGAGTTGGGATAGCAGCAAGCCTATGCGAATACGCGGAAGGCAAACAATTTGAAGAAATTCTAAGTACCGTGGCGGAGCAAGCGAAGCACAAAGAGGTGAGGATTGCAGCTCTTAAAATGATGAATCGTAAAGGATCCATCACGGATCTCATTAACAAAGTACGGGAGATTGAGACAATACGTTTAAACGAGGAATATGTGTCTAAGAAGCAAGCCGTTACAGGGATGCCAGTGATTGCAGTGAACGCTGTTCGTACTGTAGCTGAAATACCACGGTACGGTGCTTGTAACACAGCCTCCATAAACACCTCAAATCAAAGCTTCAATCGACGGGGTGGACGTGGGCAACGTGTATTCAGGGGAGGTATGAGTTGGCGAAATTCGAGCTCCCAGGTCCCGGAGCGCTGTACTCGATGCAACAGTATCTACCATTCTGCTGAACGATGTTTTGCGATCGAAATGACCTGTCACAACTGCGGCGTCAAGGGTCATTTGTTGAGGGCGTGCAATCAACCAGTTCCACCGAAGGGCGGACAACTATCGGATTCCCGGGAGCGAATTATGCATTCTTCAGAAGTAGCGATAGTCAGCACCAAACCAGAAGCAAAGCCTAACGAGGAAAACACTGAGAGAACTGTAAGCGATGTTTTATCTACATCATCCTAA
- the LOC129774117 gene encoding uncharacterized protein K02A2.6-like: MNCEFLIDSGAQVNTVTDSVFERLIANTQYSGELHNIQQGTDRPLKAYASSEGIQVQCTFEALLYVSDDRPVLLEKFYVVRELRSLLGRATAIRIRYDTSKPPCRNIFMNVPVAMKQAVGQRLDELTAAGIIECVKEPMNTSFCSSMLVVPKGLSDFRLVIDLRGPNRYILRCPYAMPTLEKILAKLERANWFSTIDLSSAFFHIELHEDSRHLTNFMTEFGMYRYARLPFGLCNSPDIFQEVMERTILVGCEGVCNYLDDILIFGRTKEEHDKNLEEVQNRLRDHNVKVNFEKCIFSSQKVKFLGFELSATGWRIEQEKLSAIKNFRRPTSCAEVKSFLGLITFVDKFLIHRATKTEHLRILANAAEFHWTDVEEAEFVSLQTDMIQAINTLGYFSNSDKTELFVDASPVGLGAVLVQYDSNDTPRIIACASKALTASERNYPQSHREALAVVWGIERFTFYLTGRSFIVRSDASANEFIYHSNFRIGKRAFTRSEGYALRLQPYDFKIERVRGEDNVADALSRLIRDSQEAEPFEGENGSHLLCTLDAGCMEVTLSEIELSSEQDEEMENLRSALQRDDWPSELRMYEAHKKNIHCIGALLCKGDRIILPKALRSKAIESAHSGHIGEIAMKRIMRDFFWWPRMCAETEKFIKNCETCALLSKKNPPVPLVSRELPDGPWEIIQIDFLMVPEFGSGEFLMVVDTYSRFLFVVEMHRITADATNSALQDIFKRWGLPRAIQSDNGPPFQSSTFCSFWQEKGVNVRKSIPLSPQSNGMVERYNQPIIKTLSAAKIEGKNWRKALETFVHNHNTLIPHSRLKVTPFELLVGWKFRGTFPSLWSSSSDKKLDREQIRERDTEQKFISTKHADRARGATSSDIQVGDTVLVKQQKKSKVDPTFSSERYTVVAQEGSKMVVASSNGIQYARSINDLKKAPSQAPPGDATALNSDHTALDIVAEEKHLEDNRPTLRRRAAMKKPARFDDFVYRVFQ; encoded by the exons ATGAATTGTGAGTTCCTGATCGATTCTGGTGCCCAGGTAAACACAGTCACGGATTCCGTATTTGAACGGTTGATTGCGAATACACAATACAGTGGAGAATTACACAACATTCAACAAGGAACTGACCGTCCTTTGAAGGCTTACGCATCATCGGAAGGCATACAGGTCCAGTGTACCTTCGAAGCACTCCTGTACGTATCGGATGATCGCCCAGTATTATTGGAGAAATTCTATGTGGTAAGAGAACTTCGCTCGCTGTTAGGCAGGGCCACAGCGATCAG GATTAGATACGATACATCAAAACCTCCATGCCGCAACATCTTCATGAATGTTCCTGTCGCAATGAAACAAGCAGTTGGTCAACGACTTGATGAACTAACAGCAGCAGGGATTATCGAGTGCGTCAAGGAGCCGATGAACACATCGTTCTGCTCGTCAATGCTAGTTGTTCCGAAGGGCCTAAGTGACTTCCGGCTAGTCATTGATCTCAGAGGACCCAATCGTTATATACTCCGTTGCCCGTACGCTATGCCCACCTTAGAGAAAATTCTCGCAAAACTAGAAAGAGCAAATTGGTTTTCGACTATAGATTTATCGAGCGCATTCTTTCACATTGAACTACATGAAGACTCACGACATTTGACAAACTTTATGACTGAGTTCGGCATGTATCGCTATGCTAGATTACCTTTTGGACTATGCAACTCCCCGGATATTTTCCAAGAGGTTATGGAGCGTACTATTCTAGTCGGATGCGAGGGAGTGTGCAACTATCTGGACGACATACTGATTTTCGGGAGAACAAAAGAGGAACATGATAAGAATCTCGAAGAAGTTCAAAACAGATTAAGAGACCATAACGTGaaggtaaactttgaaaaatgcaTTTTCAGTAGTCAAAAGGTCAAATTTCTCGGGTTCGAACTAAGCGCTACTGGTTGGAGGATTGAACAAGAGAAACTGAGCGCAATCAAGAATTTCAGGCGTCCTACGTCCTGTGCCGAGGTCAAAAGCTTTCTAGGGCTTATAACTTTCGTTGACAAGTTTCTCATTCACCGAGCCACGAAGACAGAACACTTAAGAATCTTAGCCAATGCTGCGGAATTTCATTGGACCGATGTTGAGGAAGCCGAGTTTGTATCCCTGCAAACCGATATGATACAGGCAATTAATACATTGGGGTACTTTAGTAATTCTGACAAGACAGAACTTTTTGTCGATGCGTCTCCAGTTGGGTTGGGGGCTGTGTTGGTGCAATACGATTCGAATGATACTCCCAGAATAATTGCATGTGCTTCAAAAGCACTCACAGCATCAGAGCGGAACTACCCTCAATCGCACAGAGAAGCTTTGGCCGTTGTATGGGGTATTGAACGCTTCACGTTCTATCTAACAGGTAGATCTTTCATTGTTCGATCGGATGCTTCCGCAAATGAATTCATCTATCATTCCAACTTCCGCATTGGCAAACGAGCATTCACCAGATCCGAAGGATACGCGTTGAGGCTTCAACCGTATGATTTCAAGATAGAGAGGGTCAGAGGAGAAGACAACGTGGCGGACGCACTGTCGAGATTGATTCGCGATTCTCAAGAAGCAGAGCCTTTCGAAGGTGAAAATGGTAGCCATTTGTTGTGCACTTTGGATGCAGGTTGTATGGAGGTTACGTTAAGCGAGATAGAATTAAGCTCGGAACAAGACGAAGAGATGGAGAATCTACGGTCTGCCCTGCAACGCGACGATTGGCCCAGTGAATTGCGAATGTACGAAGCACATAAGAAGAACATCCACTGTATCGGAGCGTTACTGTGCAAAGGGGATCGAATCATCCTACCAAAAGCGTTGAGATCGAAAGCCATAGAATCAGCCCATAGCGGACACATTGGCGAAATTGCCATGAAGCGCATAATGAGGGATTTTTTCTGGTGGCCAAGAATGTGTGCTGAAACAGAGAAATTCATTAAAAATTGTGAAACTTGTGcgctgttatctaaaaaaaatcctccaGTACCATTAGTATCACGTGAGCTTCCGGATGGGCCATGGGAAATTATTCAGATAGATTTTCTCATGGTTCCCGAATTTGGGTCAGGCGAATTTCTCATGGTGGTTGACACATACTCCAGGTTTTTGTTTGTGGTTGAAATGCATCGCATAACGGCGGACGCAACTAATTCGGCTCTACAGGACATTTTCAAGCGCTGGGGATTGCCACGTGCGATCCAGAGCGATAACGGGCCACCTTTCCAAAGTTCAACATTTTGCAGTTTCTGGCAGGAGAAAGGTGTCAATGTGCGTAAATCCATTCCCTTGAGCCCCCAGTCGAATGGAATGGTTGAAAGGTATAATCAGCCAATTATCAAGACATTGTCGGCTGCGAAAATCGAGGGCAAAAATTGGAGGAAAGCTTTGGAAACATTTGTGCACAATCACAATACGCTAATTCCGCATTCACGATTAAAAGTAACTCCTTTCGAACTTCTCGTCGGTTGGAAGTTTAGAGGTACATTTCCAAGTCTTTGGTCTAGTTCGAGCGACAAGAAGTTGGACCGTGAACAGATTCGGGAAAGAGATACCGAACAAAAGTTCATCAGCACTAAACACGCGGACCGGGCAAGAGGAGCCACATCTTCGGACATTCAGGTCGGTGACACGGTTTTGGTTAAGCAGCAAAAGAAATCCAAAGTAGATCCCACATTTTCTTCCGAACGATATACCGTCGTAGCACAAGAAGGATCAAAGATGGTAGTTGCAAGTAGCAACGGAATTCAATACGCTAGAAGTATCAACGACCTTAAGAAGGCTCCGTCTCAGGCACCACCTGGCGATGCAACAGCTCTGAATTCGGATCACACCGCATTAGATATCGTGGCAGAAGAGAAACACCTGGAAGATAATCGACCGACACTTCGTCGGAGAGCAGCTATGAAGAAACCGGCAAGATTCGATGACTTCGTTTACAGAGTTTTCCAGTGA
- the LOC129778111 gene encoding SLIT and NTRK-like protein 1 isoform X1 yields MEQKRFSSFLFAVALIIPRAADGWFYICYVESSIILNDSCNLKDLVITENIDVNNIYFPPTNINFFQSNFSSFTPALGRRLTVETERVNFYNCLMTKFYIPLTVKRIEIFFNNLQTVYANSIKENQLEHLIIVDTKISHIRFVEALTKLRYLHLTGNSIRYVDFGKFRKLTAIEIIDLSDNQIHYIDPGTEPIVLPNLVELILYKNFLNEFDSSMWYFPKLFSIQLHNNFMRSMNVKDLERAVPQLSHISLSENLWNCMRIIAVIRYLQSRNISFLDKGTKNNCNTFGHYQYVSYSALDEITETRQTLTRLNSTASEHYQNAKSEVLMDVLKRNNAVQSGLTKIEVELRKLFIKYNKLKLWVLNREF; encoded by the exons ATGGAACAAAAGCGCTTTTCGAG ttttttgTTTGCAGTGGCTCTGATCATTCCCCGAGCCGCCGATGGCTGGTTTTATATCTGTTATGTCGAATCCTCGATCATCTTAAATGATAGCTGCAATTTGAAGGACCTCGTGATTACGGAAAACATAGATGtgaacaatatttattttccaCCGACGAACATAAACTTTTTCCAATcgaatttttcatcatttacgCCAGCTTTAGGCAGACGACTAACCGTTGAAACGGAAAGAGTTAATTTCTACAATTGCCtcatgacgaagttttatattCCTCTAACGGTGAAGAGGATTGAAATTTTCTTCAATAACTTGCAAACAGTTTATGCGAATAGCATAAAAGAGAATCAACTCGAGCATCTGATTATTGTGGATACTAAAATCTCGCATATTCGATTCGTAGAGGCTCTCACAAAATTGCGTTATTTACACCTCACTGGGAATTCTATTAGGTATGTCGATTTTGGAAAATTTCGCAAGCTTACAGCTATTGAGATTATTGATTTGAGCGATAATCAAATACATTATATTGATCCAGGAACAGAACCGATTGTGCTGCCAAACTTGGTGGAATTGATTCTGTACAAAAACTTTCTAAATGAGTTTGACAGCAGTATGTGGTATTTTCCAAAGTTATTCAGTATCCAACTGCACAATAATTTCATGCGATCCATGAATGTGAAGGACTTGGAAAGGGCAGTACCGCAGCTTAGCCATATAAGTTTGAGTGAAAACCTGTGGAATTGTATGCGGATCATTGCTGTGATTCGTTACTTGCAAAGCCGGAATATAAGCTTTCTGGACAAAGGAACGAAAAACAACTGTAACACGTTTGGTCACTATCAATACGTTAGTTATTCGGCACTAGATGAAATAACTGAAACGAGGCAAACGCTGACGAGACTAAACAGCACCGCTTCGGAACATTATCAAAATGCTAAATCTGAAGTATTAATGGATGTGTTGAAGAGGAACAATGCTGTACAGAGTGGTTTGACAAAGATTGAAGTAGAGCTGCGGAAGCTGTTTATCAAATACAATAAGCTTAAACTATGGGTACTGAATCGTGAATTTTGA